The nucleotide window GCCCTTGTTGACGAATTGCGTCTCTTCGGCGAGTACGTTGGTAATGATCCCGGAGACCTGAGCGGTGACCGGCACCAAATTGCCGGCGACAAACGCGTTGTGGGTTTCCACCCGGAACCGACCCACCATCCACCAATGGACTCCGTAAGAAACCATCATCAGGGAAAAGACGAGTCCCCAGAGCAGGAGCCATCGATTGCGGCGCGCGCGGGTCGGATCGGACGGAATCGTTTGTTCTTCACTGGTCATAGGTCTTCCGGTCTACCTTGACATCGTGGTTCTGATAGCCGCCCCCCAAGGCCTCGATGAGGTCCACCATCGCGACCAGTTGGTCGCTTTCGAGAATCCTCAGAGCGTATTCCTGCTCGATCACGGGATGGTGGTGCTTCAACAGGTCGCGGTTGTCGTCCAGGCCGCCGACGAGACGAACCTTGGTCAAGCGCCAATCCCTACCGGCCGACGCCAGGAGTCGTTGATGGGCGGCCACGATATCCCGCGCTGCCTGCCAGGCGCTCAAACTGGCGGCCACTTCGCGCATCGCGTCCAACAGTGTTTGGTTGTACAAGTCAACCGCCCCTTCATACTCGGCACGCCGCGCCGCCAACTCGCCGCGCAATCGTCCCCCTTCAAACCACGGTAGGCGGAGGCCCGGCGCGATGCCATAAGCGAAGCTCTGTCCTGAAAAGAGCAGATTAGCCAGTTGATTCGCACCTTTCGTGAACACCACCGCATTGAAGCCGACGAAGCCGGTCAGGTCGATGCTGGGCAAGAACTGAGTCCTGGCCACTTTCTCCCGTTGTGCCGCCGCCTGCGCTCGATAGAGGCTCGCCGCGAGATCGGGCCGATGCGCCAGCAATCCGATCGGCAGATGCTCGGGCAACGGAATCCCGACTCGAATCGCCGTCGTTGGGATGATCAGCCGTCGGACGGCATCCGGGCCGGCGCCGCTGAGTCGGCCCAACAGGTACCGGTGTACATCGAATTGATCACGAACGCCGGCCGCCCGCTTGTTGGCCGCCTCCAGGTCTACCTCCGCTTGCTGCACCGCCAGCTCATCGTCCAGGCCGAATCGGAATCGAATCTCGACCAGCCGCAGCAGGTCTTGACGGATGCGGACCATCTCTCCGGCCAGATCCAACTGCTGCTGGAAAGCCAGGGCGCGGAAATAGGCCCGGGCCACAGCGGCGGTCAGGCGGAGCCGCACCTCAGCTCGTTCAGCCTCCTCGGCGGCGGCTTGTCCCAGCGCCGCATGCAACAAGGCGCGGTTCTTTCCCCAAAAATCGAACTCGTATCGAAAGCTCAGGGGATTGATAATGCCCAACAGCACGTTCGCGCCTGAGATCGTTCCATGGCTGAGTGCATCGAAGACCCCGTGTTGCGAGATCCGTTCATTCGTCAGCGACGCGTCGGCGTCTAAAAACGGCAGCAACCGCGCCCCCTCGACACGTACGATGCTTTGAGCCTCCCGCAACCGCGCAGTTGCAATGTGGAGGTTGGGATTGTCCCTAAGCGCCACCGTCATGATGTGATTCAGCTCCGGGCTGCCGAACTGTTCCCACCATTGTTCGTCCGGCCAATGGGCCAACCGATCCTTGACTTCCGCGAGCGTTTCCGCCATCCGTGGAGGTTCCAGAAATTCTGTCTGATGTTCCCGCGGCGGAATCCAGGCGCAACTACTCCAGAACAGCAAGCACACCGAAATGGAAACGAACGCTGTCCGGAGAATGTGGTGATTCATACTTCTTCCATGAGCTCTTCTGCCTGGCGCCCGCGCCAGTCGTCGCGACCAGTTGTGCCGCCCAAGCGCGTCGGAGCCGCGCACCAAACCAGGGCCGTCAACGTCAGAAAAACATATGCGGAGAACAGGAACGCATCGTTCATGGACAAGATGGCGGATTGTTGCTTGATCAATCCGACGAGCTTCGCTGGAAGCGTCGTCTGATCAAATCCCGTCTCTCGCAGAGCCGCCGCGGCCTCGTGGAGGGGGTCAAAGGACGCCGACACGCGTCCGCCGAAATGATCCGCTAAATGAAGCTGGTGAAACGGCGTACGACGAAACACGACGACCCCTTGCCCGCTGATGCCCAATCCCCCTGCCGCAATACGGAATAGAGTCGCGGTTTCCGCCCCTTGGAGAACCTGCTCTTCCGGTACACCATGAAGCGTAAGCATATTCAACGGGATGAAGAACGAACCAAGAAATAGTCCTTCCACCACCATCGGCCAGAACAACTGATCGAAGGAATGGGACTCGTCGAACAGACCCAGCCAATAGAACGTCCCGGCAAAGCCGAGACAGGTCACGGAGGCGAATATTCGCGCGTCGAATCCATGCGAGACGGAGTAGATGTGCGTCAGGACCAGCATCGGTATCCCGAGGAGCATCATCGAGAAGAACTCCTTGCCGGCGAGCCAGGCCGAATAGTCCAGCAAGATTTGCAATTGGACGACGAACATCGAGAGCAGGCCCTGAAAGCAAAAGAAGCCCGCACAGAGGACCAACGTCCCGATCGCAAAGTTTCGTCGCCGGAACAGATGGAGATCGACCGCTGGGAACGGCGTTCCGAGCTCCCAGATGATGAAGACCGGAATTGCCGCGACCACGATCGCCAAGACGGTCGCCAGGAAGGGAGAATCGAACCAATCGAAATCATTCCCCTGGTTGAGAATCGTTTGAATCCCGACGAGCACGACGCCCAACAGGAGGAATCCCACGACATCAAACGGTGTTTCGCGAGCCTCGTACAAGCGCCCGTACAGCAGGGCGCCCACGATCGCCGCGACGACCAGCCCCGCAACGGCGTCGAGCTGAAACAAGGACCGCCATCCGAGCTCGTCCGCAATCCAACCGCCCAATCCAAGGCCGATAGTGAACGGCAGCAGGGCAAAGAATCCCCAGACTCCCAAGCCGACCGATTTGAGTCGGTCGGGATATTCTTCCAGGAACAGCGACTGCCCGAGCGGCAGAGTGAGGCCGCCCGCGAATCCCAAGACCATCCGGCCTGGCAAAAAGAGCCGGAGGCTCTCGCTCAGGGCGCAGGCCAGGGACGCGTCCGCGAACACGATGAAAGCGACGACATAGGCCCGGAGGTCCCCGTACCGTTGCGCGAGCCATCGCGCGGGCGGGAATCCCAACGCTAGCGCGATCATGAAATCCGTGGTGGCCCAGGACGCGAAGCTGGTCGAAACACCTTCAAGATCCCCCGCCGTATGGGGCGACAAGGCGGTGTAGGCTCCGGCATTGAACAGCACCACCATATGCCCCGACCCCAGCATCATGTTGAAGACAGTGAACCGCCACCCTCGTAAGCGCTCGCGTCCTTGAAGAGTCATGGATTCCTCTTCCATCGGTCTATCTTCATCCGATATGGCGATGCTGCGGACGCCGCGGCGCCGAGGATGGTGGAGAAGCCTTTCCTCCATCTTGCCCCGCCGTCATCTACGCATGACATCTCAAGATGCAGGATCATGAGCAAGCTCATGCTTCATGACTTCCTCCATGAGGAGATGAAGATGCTCGTTCATGAGATTCACATCGGCCTCCAGGAGATCCAACATGGAGGCGCGGGCGCGCAGGTCTTCGATCTCATAAGTTCCTCCCGAGCCGAACAGGAGCGCAATCCGTTGCTGCTCCTCATCCGACCCCGGCGTGCCGAGCCGGCCGTCCTCGTACCATCGCGAGATCAGCGTCTCCCGAAACGATCGACCTTCGGGATCGTCGGCGAACGGCCGGTTCAGAAACCGCCAGACCGAAGCGGGCATCAACGCGGACTGATCGGGACCTTCCCAGACCTCCTTCAACAGATTACGGGAATGCCGGAATTCATGTTCCCCTCCGGTGAAGGCCGCCGCCACACCGAACACGGTGGCAATCGTGCCGCCGAAAATGTCGCTCGCGGCGACCGCGGTTTCCTGTAATGCGAGCCCGAAGGCGCCGGCCAAGATGCCCACCGCTGCATCTCCGACGATCGCGATCAACGTCCGATATCGGATCTTTTGGTCACGGACTTCCTGCAGACGATCCGCCAACTGGTCGGCCCGTTCCTCTTCGCAGTCGACTTCCGCCGCCGTGCGGGCGACTTCGAGAATGGCCATGACGATGCGATCGGACAGTTGCTGGCGCACCCGAAGGAGCCGGACCGCGGCCCCTTCCGCATTCCGGGCGTCCTCCTCCGTCAGCCTCGGAAGCTGCGCCACGAGATTTCTGGCTCCGATGGTCTCGGCGATGTCCAAGGCCTGAGGAGAAAATCCGCTTGGCTCAAGCAACGTGGCCTCGTTGAGGATCTTAGACATGGTGCGGTCCACCGCATCGCGGACGATGGCTCGGCCCGTCGTCGCTTGAGACACCTGAGGCGGATCGCAGCGACGTTCGCTGGCGGCCAGTTTCATGAGGGTGTCCGGGGATTGATCTCGATGAGCCGCACATCCGGCCAAAAAGCACAGAATACCCACGAAGGCGAACATTCCCTTCGCAAGTCTTTCATGCCACCCTTCAAGCACATCGTTGGTTTGGGCATCGTCGGATGAATCGACCAGGAATTGACTCGTTCCGACCCGGTCCCGTCGCATAAATCTCCCGCACTTCTTAATCAGTTCTTCGTGTCTACGATTCATGAGATATCCTATAGTTTGGTCGCGGCGGCTGGATGAAGAGGAGCAGAACGACGGCGAGCATCTGTGCACCAAGGGAAAATGCCACGAGCATCGGTACCGACAGATCGTACAGCCATCCCATGGTCGCGCTCCCCAAGAACCAGAAGATACCGAATCCGGTATTGAACACACCGTAGGCGGAACCGCGTCGGTCCGCCGACACCATGCCGGCTATCGCGGCCCTCATGATCGAGTCCTGAGCGCCCATGCCGATCCCCCACAGCACCATGCCCGTCGAAGACCATACCCGATCAGTTCGCCGAATCCTGCAACCGTTCCCACAATGGTGCCGCTCGCTCCGAGGAGCGCCAGATAGGGACCGGTAATGCTTCGGGCCGCTTCGTAGGTCATGTCTGCAAACAGGCTGACGATCCCGATGAGGACGACAAACTTCAAACCGGCGGCCGGAGACGTGGCCGTCAGAAGATTGATGCGCAGCGCACGCTCCCTTGCGCCATCCATGATTCCTTTCTCGAGAAAGGCCATGTTCGGGCTCCTTTCCCCGCGAACCGAGTCGCAGCACGCGCATTCAACTGCCGGCGATTAATAGCGTGCCAGCGGATTTTCAAAGCAGGCGGTCTCTCCCATTTCGGCTTCGATCTCCAGCAAGCGGTTATACTTCGCGATGCGCTCGGAACGACAAGCCGATCCCGCCTTGATTTGTCCGCTGCCCATTGCCACGGCGAAGTCGGCCAGGAACGAATCCTCGGTCTCGCCTGATCGATGTGAGACGACGACATTCCACCCGGCCTTTCGACAAAGCGCCACCGCTTCCACGGCCTCCGTCACCGTCCCGATTTGATTGAGCTTGATCAGCGCTGCAGTGGTGGTTCGTTCCTGAATACCCCGCGCAAGAAAGCGCGTGTTGGTCACATAGATGTCATCGCCGACGATCTGGAGACGATTCCCGAGCGCCGCAGTCTGGACGCGGAAGCCGTCCCAGTCGGTCTCTGCGAGCCCATCTTCGATGGAGACGATGGGATACCGTGCGATCCATTGTTCGTAAAGCGCCGTCATCTCGGCGCTCGTCCTCGCCCCGCTTCCGGACTTCGACAGAACATAGTGTGATCCATCGAAAAAGGAGCTCGCGGCCGGGTCCAATGCGATCGCGACGTCCCGTCCTGGCCTGTAGCCGGCGGACTCGATCGACTCGACGATTAGCTCGCAGGCTTCGTCATGACCCCCGAGCGCCGGCGCAAAGCCACCCTCGTCGCCGACGGCAGTTGAATATCCCTTCGTCTTCAACGTTCGCTTGAGAGCGTGGAAGGTCTCCGTACCGTATCGCAGGGCCTCAGCAAAGGTAGGCGCTCCGACCGGCATGACCATGAACTCCTGGAAATCGAGGGTATTATCGGCATGCCGCCCTCCGTTGAGTATGTTCATCATCGGAACCGGCAGCGGTCCTGGTTTCTGGCCGGATAGATACAGGTACAGCGGCAGACCCGTAGCCTCCGAACCGGCCCTGGCGACCGCCATCGATACCCCGAGCGTCGCATTAGCCCCGAGGTTGGATTTCGCCTGCGTACCGTCCAATTCTTGAAGTAAATGGTCGATATCGGCTTGACTGGTCGGGTCGCGGCCGATGAGGTGTGGGGCAATCCGCTCATTGACATGCGCAACCGCCCTGAGCACGCCCTTACCTCCGTACCGCGCCATATCTCCGTCTCTGAGTTCGACCGCTTCGTGCAGTCCTGTGGATGCCCCTGAAGGGACCGAGGCGGTCAGGACTCTACCGCTGTTCAGCCCGATGATGACCCGAAGGGTCGGAGTCCCGCGGGAGTCGAGTATCTCCAGCGCGTGGACACTCTTGATGCGATTTCTCATGACCGCTCCTTCCTTCGCGACAGGCACCCACCCGCCAGCAAGTCGATCCATGTGGTGGCGTGCGGATCCATCAGATTGCCCAGATTGCCGGCGGCGATCCCGACGCAAATCTCAAACAGCGCCACCGGCCCGCCGAGCCGGACCGACAGAAGCGAAACTACCAGGGCCATGCCGATCCATAGTAGTGCTGCGGCCTGCGAGGTTAGTTCCGTCTTCCGTCTCCAATTCGATCTCGCTGATGCGGGCGTTCGGGAACTGGGTCAGCACGATACGAACGGCTTCCTGCATGCCTACGACGGGGGTTCGCTCTTCTCCGAAACCGACCCCAAACATGCCGATGCCAAAGAGAATCAATATCGCCGCTAAAGTAACGGCCAGTATGACGGTTCTGAGATCCATCATGTCCTCCTTTCTGATCCGTCAAACTCGCATCGGTGCGCTAGAACTACATGGCAGCACCTGGAACTGTGCCCGACGTTATGACATGCGCGAACAGAGGCCTCGCCAGTGGTAACGCGAACTCAGGTGTTAAGGTAGGAGGGGCGGCGAGTAGCGCTGCAGGCCCAATAAAAAACTCCTACCAGATTGTTTCCAGTAGGAGTTATCAGTCCTGCGATGTCGAAGGAGGACGGTTCGCGGTGAACTCCATCACCCTGCTCTATCTTTTCGAAGAATCTTGCTTGATCAGGTCGTCAGGAAAGATGCCTCCCGATTGTGGATCTCCATCCTCGCATAGTGAGTTTGCAGGCAATCCTCGTACCATGTCACTTTACTTGTAAAGCGTCTGGTTACGCACATCCGGGACGAGAACTGTGTCAACTTGCACAGTGCCGGCCGTGCGGAGCCGCTCGATTTTCTTGGAATGCCCTGGCTCGACTTCTTCGCCATACGTATGGTTCGAATTAAGG belongs to Nitrospira sp. and includes:
- a CDS encoding efflux transporter outer membrane subunit, with translation MNHHILRTAFVSISVCLLFWSSCAWIPPREHQTEFLEPPRMAETLAEVKDRLAHWPDEQWWEQFGSPELNHIMTVALRDNPNLHIATARLREAQSIVRVEGARLLPFLDADASLTNERISQHGVFDALSHGTISGANVLLGIINPLSFRYEFDFWGKNRALLHAALGQAAAEEAERAEVRLRLTAAVARAYFRALAFQQQLDLAGEMVRIRQDLLRLVEIRFRFGLDDELAVQQAEVDLEAANKRAAGVRDQFDVHRYLLGRLSGAGPDAVRRLIIPTTAIRVGIPLPEHLPIGLLAHRPDLAASLYRAQAAAQREKVARTQFLPSIDLTGFVGFNAVVFTKGANQLANLLFSGQSFAYGIAPGLRLPWFEGGRLRGELAARRAEYEGAVDLYNQTLLDAMREVAASLSAWQAARDIVAAHQRLLASAGRDWRLTKVRLVGGLDDNRDLLKHHHPVIEQEYALRILESDQLVAMVDLIEALGGGYQNHDVKVDRKTYDQ
- a CDS encoding DHA2 family efflux MFS transporter permease subunit yields the protein MTLQGRERLRGWRFTVFNMMLGSGHMVVLFNAGAYTALSPHTAGDLEGVSTSFASWATTDFMIALALGFPPARWLAQRYGDLRAYVVAFIVFADASLACALSESLRLFLPGRMVLGFAGGLTLPLGQSLFLEEYPDRLKSVGLGVWGFFALLPFTIGLGLGGWIADELGWRSLFQLDAVAGLVVAAIVGALLYGRLYEARETPFDVVGFLLLGVVLVGIQTILNQGNDFDWFDSPFLATVLAIVVAAIPVFIIWELGTPFPAVDLHLFRRRNFAIGTLVLCAGFFCFQGLLSMFVVQLQILLDYSAWLAGKEFFSMMLLGIPMLVLTHIYSVSHGFDARIFASVTCLGFAGTFYWLGLFDESHSFDQLFWPMVVEGLFLGSFFIPLNMLTLHGVPEEQVLQGAETATLFRIAAGGLGISGQGVVVFRRTPFHQLHLADHFGGRVSASFDPLHEAAAALRETGFDQTTLPAKLVGLIKQQSAILSMNDAFLFSAYVFLTLTALVWCAAPTRLGGTTGRDDWRGRQAEELMEEV
- the eno gene encoding phosphopyruvate hydratase is translated as MRNRIKSVHALEILDSRGTPTLRVIIGLNSGRVLTASVPSGASTGLHEAVELRDGDMARYGGKGVLRAVAHVNERIAPHLIGRDPTSQADIDHLLQELDGTQAKSNLGANATLGVSMAVARAGSEATGLPLYLYLSGQKPGPLPVPMMNILNGGRHADNTLDFQEFMVMPVGAPTFAEALRYGTETFHALKRTLKTKGYSTAVGDEGGFAPALGGHDEACELIVESIESAGYRPGRDVAIALDPAASSFFDGSHYVLSKSGSGARTSAEMTALYEQWIARYPIVSIEDGLAETDWDGFRVQTAALGNRLQIVGDDIYVTNTRFLARGIQERTTTAALIKLNQIGTVTEAVEAVALCRKAGWNVVVSHRSGETEDSFLADFAVAMGSGQIKAGSACRSERIAKYNRLLEIEAEMGETACFENPLARY